The region GAAGAGTTTAAAAAGCGTGATGTGCGGGTGTTGGGTATTTCTGTTGATTCTGCTTACAGCCATTTGGCTTGGCTTGAACAGCCAAAAAATAAAGGTGGCATTTGCGGTATTAGCTACCCGTTGCTGGCAGATATTACCAAAAAAATAGCAGATGATTATGGCGTTTTAGACCAGCAGGCCGGCGTTGCGTTGCGAGGGACTTTTTTGCTCGATAAAAATAATGTGGTGCAGTATGCCGCTATTAACAACTTGCCGCTTGGCCGCAATATTGCTGAGTTGGTGCGTTTGGTTGATGCATTGCAGCATGTTGAAAAAAACGGAGAAGTGTGCCCAGCAAATTGGAATCAGGGGCAGAAGGCTATGAAGACGACGCAAGCGGGTTTGCAAGCTTATTTTGGGTAGGGAAAAAATAGTGGGGGGCATAGCTTTTAAGCGCCGTCTTGATTAAAAGTTTCAGATAAAAAAGAAGGGGGAAGGTTTTATACCGCTCCCCCAGAACTAAAAAATTTTTGACATTAAATGTTACTCATAGTCTTGCAATGTTTCAGCTTCTACCGGCTGGCTGCTTGCTGCTGAACTGCTTGCAGCTATCGAATCACTTGATGCCGCCTGCTGTTTGTGTTTTTCTAAAGCTTCCAAGAGAGTCTCGGCAG is a window of Candidatus Babeliales bacterium DNA encoding:
- a CDS encoding peroxiredoxin — translated: MIVVGKSAPDFSCDAVENGNIKRVSLKDFDGSYKLLFFYPLDFTFVCPTELHALQEYHEEFKKRDVRVLGISVDSAYSHLAWLEQPKNKGGICGISYPLLADITKKIADDYGVLDQQAGVALRGTFLLDKNNVVQYAAINNLPLGRNIAELVRLVDALQHVEKNGEVCPANWNQGQKAMKTTQAGLQAYFG